In Gossypium raimondii isolate GPD5lz chromosome 12, ASM2569854v1, whole genome shotgun sequence, a single window of DNA contains:
- the LOC105764445 gene encoding uncharacterized protein LOC105764445 isoform X1, whose amino-acid sequence MLFSNMSKTNMVRRHVLEKKRSCSKEKESGCLSKHLKKIYPIGLQRTSSSLSLSSLSLSLSQNSNDSSLTDHSSTPLEQKISLALSLIAPHRERREFPIVVKTHVHHHHQQQQQQDPPGNGEVRRCHWVTKNSDKVYISFHDEQWGVPVYDDNKLFELLALSGMLMDYNWTEILKRKDLYRESFLGFDPEIVAKMGDKEIHEISSNKAMMLAESRVRCIVDNAKCILKAMRQYGSFSSFMWGYVNYKPTINKYKYPRNVPLRTPKAEAISKDLVKHGFRFVGPVIVYSFMQAAGLTIDHLVDCFRYSECVSLAERPWRHF is encoded by the exons ATGTTGTTCTCAAACATGTCTAAAACAAATATGGTAAGGAGACATGTATTAGAGAAGAAGAGATCATGTTCCAAAGAGAAAGAAAGTGGTTGTTTATCTAAACATCTGAAGAAAATCTACCCGATTGGGCTTCAAAGAACCTCTTCATCTTTATCGTTATCATCCTTGTCCTTGTCTTTGTCACAAAACTCCAATGATTCATCTCTTACAGACCATTCCAGCACGCCCTTGGAACAAAAGATTTCATTGGCACTTAGCTTGATTGCTCCTCACCGTGAGCGAAGAGAGTTCCCCATAGTTGTCAAAACTCATgtccatcatcatcatcagcagcagcagcagcaggaTCCTCCTGGCAATGGTGAAGTGAGGAGGTGCCATTGGGTTACAAAGAACAGTG ATAAGGTTTACATATCATTTCACGATGAACAATGGGGTGTTCCTGTCTATGATGACAA CAAATTGTTCGAGCTGCTTGCACTTTCTGGTATGCTGATGGATTATAATTGGACAGAGATTTTGAAAAGGAAGGATCTATACAG AGAATCCTTCTTGGGTTTTGATCCTGAAATTGTTGCTAAAATGGGGGATAAAGAAATCCATGAGATATCATCAAACAAAGCAATGATGTTGGCAGAGAGTAGAGTAAGGTGCATAGTAGACAACGCCAAGTGCATACTCAAGGCAA TGAGGCAATATGGATCCTTCAGCAGCTTCATGTGGGGATATGTGAATTATAAACCAACCATCAACAAATACAAATACCCCAGAAATGTTCCACTTAGAACTCCAAAAGCGGAAGCCATTAGCAAGGACTTAGTGAAGCATGGATTCAGGTTTGTTGGGCCAGTGATTGTGTATTCATTCATGCAAGCAGCAGGGTTGACCATCGATCATCTGGTTGATTGTTTCAGATACAGTGAATGTGTAAGCCTAGCTGAAAGACCATGGAGGCACTTTTAA
- the LOC105764445 gene encoding uncharacterized protein LOC105764445 isoform X2 — protein sequence MLFSNMSKTNMVRRHVLEKKRSCSKEKESGCLSKHLKKIYPIGLQRTSSSLSLSSLSLSLSQNSNDSSLTDHSSTPLEQKISLALSLIAPHRERREFPIVVKTHVHHHHQQQQQQDPPGNGEVRRCHWVTKNSDKVYISFHDEQWGVPVYDDNKLFELLALSGMLMDYNWTEILKRKDLYRESFLGFDPEIVAKMGDKEIHEISSNKAMMLAESRVRCIVDNAKCILKAMRQYGSFSSFMWGYVNYKPTINKYKYPRNVPLRTPKAEAISKDLVKHGFRYSECVSLAERPWRHF from the exons ATGTTGTTCTCAAACATGTCTAAAACAAATATGGTAAGGAGACATGTATTAGAGAAGAAGAGATCATGTTCCAAAGAGAAAGAAAGTGGTTGTTTATCTAAACATCTGAAGAAAATCTACCCGATTGGGCTTCAAAGAACCTCTTCATCTTTATCGTTATCATCCTTGTCCTTGTCTTTGTCACAAAACTCCAATGATTCATCTCTTACAGACCATTCCAGCACGCCCTTGGAACAAAAGATTTCATTGGCACTTAGCTTGATTGCTCCTCACCGTGAGCGAAGAGAGTTCCCCATAGTTGTCAAAACTCATgtccatcatcatcatcagcagcagcagcagcaggaTCCTCCTGGCAATGGTGAAGTGAGGAGGTGCCATTGGGTTACAAAGAACAGTG ATAAGGTTTACATATCATTTCACGATGAACAATGGGGTGTTCCTGTCTATGATGACAA CAAATTGTTCGAGCTGCTTGCACTTTCTGGTATGCTGATGGATTATAATTGGACAGAGATTTTGAAAAGGAAGGATCTATACAG AGAATCCTTCTTGGGTTTTGATCCTGAAATTGTTGCTAAAATGGGGGATAAAGAAATCCATGAGATATCATCAAACAAAGCAATGATGTTGGCAGAGAGTAGAGTAAGGTGCATAGTAGACAACGCCAAGTGCATACTCAAGGCAA TGAGGCAATATGGATCCTTCAGCAGCTTCATGTGGGGATATGTGAATTATAAACCAACCATCAACAAATACAAATACCCCAGAAATGTTCCACTTAGAACTCCAAAAGCGGAAGCCATTAGCAAGGACTTAGTGAAGCATGGATTCAG ATACAGTGAATGTGTAAGCCTAGCTGAAAGACCATGGAGGCACTTTTAA